One segment of Streptomyces roseifaciens DNA contains the following:
- the tyrS gene encoding tyrosine--tRNA ligase, protein MTRLGESVARAGELLAQDLSSDQTVQRLLQETGSRRYLDLTDLSAKEQAELIAARTVEVLPGVDKLAERIEERRAAGKGLQLKLGIDPTAADVHLGHAVPMIILSRFQRMGHDVTLLIGDFTAKIGDPTGRTAERPPLTDEDIAKNLAGYREQVRPFFDFEKVTFVQNSTWLAPYTFPELLGLLSQVPVSQLLQREDFRNRLAAGSGLTMSELLYPIAQGLDSVALDCDVELGGADQLLNLQMGRKLMELKGQRPQLVVTMPLIEGTDGTGAKMSKSKGNYVGLSAPADDVFGKIMSVPDRLMEPYLKAWTEWTDEEIALALSRVEQRSLHPMDLKKILAGEVVAALYGIEAAMTARAGFVAQFSKKSFSDVETPVVELSEHGASPATAVLSQVLGFQPSASAARRVAKQNGLRLVVETDGGQEAVVLAEADAIRPLGEVVAETVAGVAGAGRVYLKAGRKIAELR, encoded by the coding sequence GGACCTCTCCTCCGACCAGACCGTCCAGCGGCTGCTCCAGGAGACGGGCTCGCGGCGCTATCTCGATCTGACGGATCTGTCGGCGAAGGAGCAGGCCGAGCTGATCGCCGCCCGCACCGTCGAGGTGCTGCCGGGTGTGGACAAGCTGGCCGAGCGCATCGAGGAGCGGCGCGCGGCGGGCAAGGGCCTGCAGCTCAAGCTGGGCATCGACCCGACGGCGGCCGACGTCCACCTGGGCCACGCCGTGCCGATGATCATCCTCAGCCGCTTCCAGCGCATGGGCCACGACGTCACCCTCCTGATCGGTGACTTCACGGCCAAGATCGGCGACCCGACGGGCCGCACGGCCGAGCGCCCGCCGCTGACCGACGAGGACATCGCGAAGAACCTCGCGGGCTACCGCGAGCAGGTCCGCCCGTTCTTCGACTTCGAGAAGGTCACGTTCGTCCAGAACAGCACCTGGCTGGCCCCGTACACCTTCCCGGAGCTGCTCGGCCTGCTCTCGCAGGTGCCGGTCTCGCAGCTGCTGCAGCGCGAGGACTTCCGCAACCGGCTGGCGGCCGGGTCGGGTCTGACGATGTCGGAGCTGCTGTACCCGATCGCCCAGGGCCTGGACTCGGTCGCGCTGGACTGCGACGTCGAGCTGGGCGGCGCCGACCAGCTGCTGAACCTGCAGATGGGCCGCAAGCTCATGGAGCTGAAGGGCCAGCGGCCGCAGCTCGTCGTCACCATGCCGCTGATCGAGGGCACGGACGGCACGGGCGCGAAGATGTCCAAGTCCAAGGGCAACTACGTGGGCCTGTCGGCTCCGGCCGACGACGTCTTCGGCAAGATCATGTCGGTTCCGGACCGGCTGATGGAGCCGTACCTGAAGGCCTGGACCGAGTGGACGGACGAGGAGATCGCCCTCGCGCTGTCCCGGGTCGAGCAGCGCTCGCTGCACCCGATGGACCTCAAGAAGATCCTCGCGGGCGAGGTCGTGGCCGCGCTGTACGGGATCGAGGCGGCGATGACGGCCCGGGCCGGGTTCGTCGCGCAGTTCTCGAAGAAGAGCTTCTCCGACGTGGAGACGCCCGTGGTGGAGCTCTCGGAGCACGGCGCCTCGCCTGCGACGGCCGTGCTCAGCCAGGTCCTGGGCTTCCAGCCGTCCGCCTCGGCGGCCCGCCGGGTCGCCAAGCAGAACGGCCTGCGCCTCGTGGTCGAGACGGACGGCGGCCAGGAGGCCGTCGTGCTGGCCGAGGCCGACGCGATCCGCCCGCTGGGCGAGGTCGTGGCGGAGACGGTCGCCGGGGTCGCCGGGGCCGGGCGGGTCTACCTCAAGGCCGGCCGGAAGATCGCCGAGCTGCGGTAG